The Leishmania braziliensis MHOM/BR/75/M2904 complete genome, chromosome 28 region GCATAGCCAACGGTTGCGTGGATAAGCtgggaagaaagagaagaataCTGTCTCACCTGTAACGATCGAtccctcgcctctcctccttcgttTTGTGCCCTCTATCGGCGCAGCCAAAGGAGAgacacagcaacagcaccagACGCCTTTTCGCCCTCGGACACACCCCAGCACGCCCCACTGCACACGCGCTCGACATCGACAAAAAGGGCGAAAGAGGGCCACGGTGACGCGCCAACTGACACGTCTGGGTGGCTGGCAGAAAcaggggaggcggcggacTTCACAGCCGAGAAAGATGTGCTGGCTTACGGCATAGAGGAGCCTATTATCAAAACTGGAGGACGGTGCACTCGCGCAGGCTCACACGTGAGGGAAagcgacgcacacacacacacacacacacacgcatgcataCAAGCTTTTTTCATGGAGGAACCCCCcttgcttctctcgctttcgAGGAGGCCTCGTTGTTCGCTTGCTTCCGTGTCTGGGTATCGGCGAGCATGAACAAACCCTCTGTGGAAGCAACCGGGTtggcgtatgtgtgtggtgtTCCCCTCATTGATGCAGTCTAGTTTCTCGCAAAACTCACTATTTTGTTTCGACTCTTTCcatggtggtgaggggggaggggaggggggcggttGCCTGTCAGTCGCACTTCAGGAGAGCGTGCATCACAATCGCCACACACGGCGCGAGCGTAGCGGATGAGGCAGTCGTGGATATACACATGTGTACAGTTGAATATACACACGGGGCACGGAGTGCAAAGGGGCAAGATGAGCGGGTAGGAAGAGGGACCGCCATTCGATTCAAAGTAGAGTCGgttagggggggggggggcaagacGAGCCACTTGTCCGTGGCACAATCAGGTGGGGAAAAGGGGTGAGgaatgagggggggggggggggaagggaaaaatggtgagagagggagtaaGAGTAGTGCAGCTTTCCCGCTTCCCATTCCCGAGACGGCATAAGAGATGCCGCTCAGTTCTGCGTCTgtgggggaaagggggagttGAAGATCCCGGCAAGAAGCGCAGCCGCCTGCCCGCGCCACtactctcactctcttcaGCACCACAAGGAGTCGGCGTACCACTCTCGCTTTTCCTGCCTCTCGCGCTCCTTCACCTGTGCCCTCAGTGCTTCTGCATGTGTTCGCTTGCCAAGTCACTTGACAAGCAGTGCGGTCGTGCAGAAAATAAGCGGAGGGtggaagaaaagagacggCATCTCGCTCGCCcagcacacacgtacacagacGCCCAgacgcacgcatacacacacacacacatacacacacacctgcaaCCAGAAGAGCACAACGACATTCCCCCTCTCATTGCCTCTCCTCAGGGCTGTCCAGGTTCGTTGTCCCACAGCGTCAGCGTGCCGTCGCGGGATCCAGATAGCAGATAGCATggctcccctcctcctccgtcgccCGTGTTACCGGAGCTCCAAGAAGCAGAGGAGCCGGTGGTCGTGCGCACAGCACACAAGGTGAGGATCGCATCCGGGGCGTGTCGCGGGAGAGCGCAGCTGCCATAGTTAGCGTCGTTGCCTTCGCGCACCGTGAGGAAGGCAAGACCCTTTCTGCCGTTGCCGGCCGGCGAGACAGCTACGTCGCtgcgcgcagcactcgcCGCCAGCGCCCGCTCTGCCGCACCGGTGCGCACCACGGCGTACGCCGGGGATTGGTATGGCGCGTACACTAGAGTGTGGGACGTCTGTGGGCAGTCAGTCGACCAGCTTCGAATATACCCATCCTCGCTTCCAGTGAAGACGCGGCCGTGGGTAGGCTGTGTCAGCATCGTGCGTACGGCTCCGCTACCATTGTGACAGCACTGAAATGCAGGCCAGTAAGCAGCGctctggaggaggaggcgataTACCGTGCCTCCGCTAGTGCCGAGCAGCAGACTCGGCCCCACGGCCGGCGCCGGTTCCCACGTCGATGGACGGCAGCTCTGACACAGCGCCGACAAGGGATCCACGCACGCCGTCGTGATGGACAGTCGCATTGATGACGTGAGAGCGGACGCTGACAGCTGCCCTGCCTCGTCATCAACGAGGACGACGCGCTGCGCACAAAGCTGATACCGCAAGTCGTACAGGCACACAGTGCCACCGCATGTGCCGACGGCCGCGGCGCATGCCTTATCGCCCGCGTAGAGCGGGCACAGGCAGCTCGGCGCCCCGTCCAGTGGGTTGAGTTGGGTGTGCCACACGGAGGCAGTCGAGCTCACAGTTGACGCTTCGTCGCCTGAACGAGCTCCGCCTCGGCACCGCGTATCCACCACGTGAAGGCCACCAGCTGCGGTCGCCACAAGCAGTGATGCTCGATCCTGCAATGCCAGCCCAGTCAGTCCGCCCTCTAGAGTGCCACCTACAGCAATGGACGACACCCACGCGTTCTTTTCCACGTCCAGGACACGCACGGCACCGTCGGTGCTCGCAAAGGCCACCATCGAGCCGGAAGCTGAGGCGGACGTCGAGGCGAGCGTCAAGTCTCGTCGCTGACCTTGTGCACTGATCCACTGGCATGCCGTGTAGCTGTACTCCCTCGCATCGGACGTCGTTGCCACAACTCTCTCCACCAAGCACAGCTGGTGCGCGTGAGCTGCGCTCTTGTGTGACACGGCAGCCTGCCATACAAAAGCCTCACCTCGGGCTCCAGCTGAGATCACGATCCCGTTGGCTGACGGCGAGGGCGCCACTGCGTAGATGGCTCCCATGTGAGCACCGACAGAACTgagtgccgcagcagtgggACGCAACGCCGAGGACGGTGCTGAGAAAGTCGATGCCACGGTGGTCGTAGCCACCGCTGGTGAGGATAGGGAGGGCAGGGTTGCTCGACTGTGCACGGCGcgtccgccaccgcctttgAGGCCGCACCGACAGACGCACGAGGGCGGAGGCAGTGTGACAGGTAGCGGCGATACCTCAAtgctgtgcggcggtggtggtgatggtgggcAATCCAGCACTgacaacgccgccgccgcggtcgtcGTGCCACTGCTCTTTTCCGTGGATGGAACGACCACATGGGAAGAGACGAGACAAGGCTgaggcagcgacagcagcgcggaAGAAGCTGAGAGGCGGGGCGACACAGGGTGGCTTTCGAGTTGCATCCGCGCAACCTCTCGCGCGGTGGGTCGGTAGACGAGCGCCGTGTCACTCGAGTCATCGCAACCAACGATGCGAATCCCGGTactggtggtgctgccgctgtgctgaACGGCCGCTGCATCCTCCGCAATGCTCGCTTCACAGCGCGTCCTTGCCCCTGGCAGAGATGACGATGAGGCCTCAGTCGACGGAAGCCCGTGCAAGAGCGCCGGTGCCGGCCCGGAAGCATAAGAGCGAGTCACTGCCACAACTGCGGGTAAAACATCTTTGAAGGTGCCGCCATTGCCTCCTACGTCCTCGATGTATCGGCATTGCGCTGAGCAGCCGCGTTGCCCATTGCCACGGCCAGCGCCATTGTCAATAAATCGGTGCAACGGTTCATCATCTTCGAAGATGTCCCCGTCTAACAGGACTGCTGATTCAGGGACGAGCGCCCTTTCCCTCCACGACACGCTGCTGGCGTAACTAACCGGCGTTGGTCCCACCACGCCACCTAATGGCATGAATGGTGTAGCCAACTCAGCCCGAATTGCCGTAGCGGCGTAGCGGCGCAGGTGGGCCAAAGGCACTGGAAGCATCAGCAACGGCCGAACGGCATACTCGAGATGCAGCGCAACGTCAGCCATCGAGTAGGtttgtgccgccgcctcaaCAACGCCGcacgccgcctcgcgcagccACAGACGGCTCTCCACCAGCATTGGAAGGCACTGGTGGACAAGCGCCATCGactcctccagcggcagTCTGCGGCTACGCACCACAACTGCGAGGCTATTCAGGGTTCTGCTGAGGCACACAGCGTCTGTGTGCCGCAGGCCTTCCTCCACAAACAGCCGAAGTGTCttcgtcggcggcggctgcagcagcgcgtgaaGTATGATGGCCTGTGAATAGAGCACCCTCTGCAcccgcagcggtgcagccaGGGCCGTGGTGAGGAGAGGTATCAGATCCTCTGCCACACGCTCCTCCCCCAGGaaggcggcgacggtgctggcagACTGTCGTATGACCTCCAAGACAACAGCAACGGATGGATGATTGTACAAAATCTGCAGCATGTTCCAGCCGTTGTTCAggaggcagcggagctgGGTTAGATACTGCTGCGTGCcaacagcgctggcgccgtgCTCGTCGCCAACGCTCTCTCCATCAGCATCGCGCTTCTCGCCCACTGACTTGCCAACTTCAGTGTTGCAGACATCCGGACATGACATCACCCGCGTGCCACTGATGAAGCTGTGCTCGCTCAAGCTGGTAACCTCAGTAGTGCTGGCGCACAGCGCGTCACTGCTGGCACGGGGCACCGGCGGCGATGACATCATCATCGGGTTTAACGTTGCAGCCGCGGCTACTGCCTTCGCCCggtcgtcctcctcgccatcgtttctgagagaaagaggcgcgtCAGGCTGGGGGCAGTGTTGCGCGGGGAGTGGGTTGGGGTacctctgctgcgcgcacgcagccTCTCCTGGTCGCCGAGCGCAGTGCCGCTGGGCGTCCAACTGATCCTTCAAAGTAGTCGACTGGGTTGTCATTGCATCGCCTCCGTACaagagctgccgccgctccgTGATGTAGCGTGCCAAGAGCAGCAGTCGCGGCAGTCGACTTGCCACCTCCACCAGGACCGCTGTAGACTCCTGCTCTGCTTGCCGCAGGATGTCGTAGAGACACGGTAGCACAAGATGCTCCATGAGCGCCCACTGCTCCTCTGGTACGGCAGAGTTCTCCACTTCTTCGCCTGGCTTCGCAGCGGCCGCATCGCACGAAGGCGTCGCAATGCCACCCAaacgctgcggcggcctGAGCGTGAGGCGGTGCGCGATTACCTCCGCGATGGAGCTGAGCAGCCGAAGTGCCATAAGGCGCGTCGACGGCCCGTAGACGTGGGCGTCGTTGTTCACGTAGAAGAGCACGTGTGGTAAAACTATGTCGACTAGACAGGCGAAGCTGCAGTATGACGCGCATCGACGCAGGCAGAGTAAGCCACGGTAAGCCGCCTCATCGCTCGTGCGGCTGTTGTGCATAGTTTGGAGCAGGAGGGGCAAAAGGAGAGACACAGCCAGTGCTCGAGATGGAGACACAACTACCGCCAAGCTGACCACACGGGCACTAGCTGTCTCGCTggttgccgctgcctcctcaACCGTCAAACACTTACCAGCACTACTTGCTTGTGTCGTGTCGAgcacctcgcatctctgCAGCACAGCCTCAAGCTGGTTCTGGAGGAGTATGAGCCGCATGTTTGGAGCGGTGGTGAGGAGGCGAGGCAACACGGACTCGTATAAGTAAGGGAACGAGGCAGGGAAGATGCGCTGTTGCAATCCGCGATTCACCAGCTCACGCGCGGACGGCCgcgcctccgcggcggcgcacagcatgggcagcagcagcggatgcAGCTCAGCGGGCACGCTGGCGTCCAGCAGGACGGGCACCACAACCGCCTCGCGGGCCTCGGTGCTGGTAAGATGGCGCAAGCTGAGCACCTGCGACAGTGTTAGCGGATCCTCCTCCTTGTAAAGGAACAGCACGACACATGCTGTGGAGAAGACGTCCATCGAGGCTGTGTGGCCATCGAAGTTGATGTTGTTCACGTTGTAGGTGGCGCTACCCCGTGCCTTGCTCTCCAGTGGTGGCGTGGGCAGCGGCTGGTCGGTAAACTTCTCGGGCGCCACGTAGCACGCCCTGTTCTCGTCCGTGTCGTAGTAGTAGTCGAACAGCAGCGGGCTGTCAAGTGGCATTTGGGAAGGCTTGAAAAGGGCCATGTCGCACAGCACTAAGACGCCGGTACTCTGCACTAGCACGTTGTTAGGTTTGATGTCGCCGTGGGTAAGACCGTAGGTCTCGTGCAGGTGGGCCACTGCCTCTAACAACTGATAGACGATAAAGAGCTTTTCCTGCGCCGTCCACACAGGGCGAGCCACGAGACGCTCGCGAAGCGTAAAGGCGACGTAAGGTCGTTGCAGCACGCAAAACCCGTCTCCCTCGCAGACAAGGCTGTACCACAGGCAGTTGCGCGGCGTTGTGCACTTCAGTGTCGAGTCGACGACGCGCAGCTTCTCACCGGCGTTGTCCATCACATGGTGTATGTATTTGAGGAAGTACGCCTGACCAGGATCGTCAGGGGTGCGCACAAACACCTTGGTGACGACATCCTCAACCaagtagcgctgctgcagcgacgtcgATGATGACAAGAAGGTGGTGCTCGTTGGCGCAGGCGACACAGTGACGCGACGACCACCAtaggcagcggctgcggaggACTTGAGCCCGGCGCCTGCACCGCTACGcagaagcagctgcacgtaGTTGCCGTAGTTGCTGCGCCACTCCCCACTCACGCCAGCGACCAGGGCGTCAATGTTTGGAGTCTGGCCCGCTTTGGCCGACACTGCCGTGGCgtaggaggagggggtggcgatCCGCAGCTTCGTCTGCGGCACCGGTGAGGCCGGCCCCAAGCCAGTACCATACGGAGAGCTACTGTCCGCACTAGGGACACCaaagctgcagcggctgccacTGGCGACTGACATGGCGCCAGTGCGCGTGTCACGACACCAGCTATCCATTACGGCATCTGCGGTAGCGCCTCGCCATAATTCCACCTCGGGCCGCAGGGAGGACGGAACAGTGCGCCACGGGCGATCGGCCACTGGCAGACGCTGGCGCCATCGCGCCTGATGCCATGCGGCGCGTTCGCGAGCCAGAAGCTGGGTCGTGGTTGCCGCAGCGTCGCACAAAGCATACGACGAGCTGATGCCTATGCCGGCGTCACCTGCCCCTCG contains the following coding sequences:
- a CDS encoding putative protein kinase, whose translation is MGNQLAVTAAVDLANVSGDLEVVAHLSAEGRNYFATFHCLKYTSFTEPAGNEDHARESNLMSTASYSCSTNDPQCFYGFISADGGGTPGGSGVLHQRLEYRPDSVFRAPSTASLSGASVGPSTPTVVLSPWMAGIGGGAAGRGRARGAGDAGIGISSSYALCDAAATTTQLLARERAAWHQARWRQRLPVADRPWRTVPSSLRPEVELWRGATADAVMDSWCRDTRTGAMSVASGSRCSFGVPSADSSSPYGTGLGPASPVPQTKLRIATPSSYATAVSAKAGQTPNIDALVAGVSGEWRSNYGNYVQLLLRSGAGAGLKSSAAAAYGGRRVTVSPAPTSTTFLSSSTSLQQRYLVEDVVTKVFVRTPDDPGQAYFLKYIHHVMDNAGEKLRVVDSTLKCTTPRNCLWYSLVCEGDGFCVLQRPYVAFTLRERLVARPVWTAQEKLFIVYQLLEAVAHLHETYGLTHGDIKPNNVLVQSTGVLVLCDMALFKPSQMPLDSPLLFDYYYDTDENRACYVAPEKFTDQPLPTPPLESKARGSATYNVNNINFDGHTASMDVFSTACVVLFLYKEEDPLTLSQVLSLRHLTSTEAREAVVVPVLLDASVPAELHPLLLPMLCAAAEARPSARELVNRGLQQRIFPASFPYLYESVLPRLLTTAPNMRLILLQNQLEAVLQRCEVLDTTQASSAGKCLTVEEAAATSETASARVVSLAVVVSPSRALAVSLLLPLLLQTMHNSRTSDEAAYRGLLCLRRCASYCSFACLVDIVLPHVLFYVNNDAHVYGPSTRLMALRLLSSIAEVIAHRLTLRPPQRLGGIATPSCDAAAAKPGEEVENSAVPEEQWALMEHLVLPCLYDILRQAEQESTAVLVEVASRLPRLLLLARYITERRQLLYGGDAMTTQSTTLKDQLDAQRHCARRPGEAACAQQRYPNPLPAQHCPQPDAPLSLRNDGEEDDRAKAVAAAATLNPMMMSSPPVPRASSDALCASTTEVTSLSEHSFISGTRVMSCPDVCNTEVGKSVGEKRDADGESVGDEHGASAVGTQQYLTQLRCLLNNGWNMLQILYNHPSVAVVLEVIRQSASTVAAFLGEERVAEDLIPLLTTALAAPLRVQRVLYSQAIILHALLQPPPTKTLRLFVEEGLRHTDAVCLSRTLNSLAVVVRSRRLPLEESMALVHQCLPMLVESRLWLREAACGVVEAAAQTYSMADVALHLEYAVRPLLMLPVPLAHLRRYAATAIRAELATPFMPLGGVVGPTPVSYASSVSWRERALVPESAVLLDGDIFEDDEPLHRFIDNGAGRGNGQRGCSAQCRYIEDVGGNGGTFKDVLPAVVAVTRSYASGPAPALLHGLPSTEASSSSLPGARTRCEASIAEDAAAVQHSGSTTSTGIRIVGCDDSSDTALVYRPTAREVARMQLESHPVSPRLSASSALLSLPQPCLVSSHVVVPSTEKSSGTTTAAAALSVLDCPPSPPPPHSIEVSPLPVTLPPPSCVCRCGLKGGGGRAVHSRATLPSLSSPAVATTTVASTFSAPSSALRPTAAALSSVGAHMGAIYAVAPSPSANGIVISAGARGEAFVWQAAVSHKSAAHAHQLCLVERVVATTSDAREYSYTACQWISAQGQRRDLTLASTSASASGSMVAFASTDGAVRVLDVEKNAWVSSIAVGGTLEGGLTGLALQDRASLLVATAAGGLHVVDTRCRGGARSGDEASTVSSTASVWHTQLNPLDGAPSCLCPLYAGDKACAAAVGTCGGTVCLYDLRYQLCAQRVVLVDDEAGQLSASALTSSMRLSITTACVDPLSALCQSCRPSTWEPAPAVGPSLLLGTSGGTVYRLLLQSAAYWPAFQCCHNGSGAVRTMLTQPTHGRVFTGSEDGYIRSWSTDCPQTSHTLVYAPYQSPAYAVVRTGAAERALAASAARSDVAVSPAGNGRKGLAFLTVREGNDANYGSCALPRHAPDAILTLCAVRTTTGSSASWSSGNTGDGGGGEPCYLLSGSRDGTLTLWDNEPGQP